AGGTCAGGCCCGGCCATTGCTGGCAGGCAGAGGCCACCGCCATATTGAGCGCCGCCTTGCTGACGCGGTACAGCCATGCGCTTTCGTCGGCACTTCCGAGCAAAGACATCTCGCTGGAGAACGCGGCAATCACGCCGCCTGTTTCTTGCACCATGGGTGCAATCTGCGGCAGGGCCTGCATAAAGCCCAGCACATTGCTGTGCATGACTTTGTCAAACTGCTGCTGTGTGGGCGGCACGCCTGCGGCGTGACCATCCCAAACGCCCGCCACATACAGAGCGAGATCTATGCTTTTGCCATCGAGCTGCCAGGCCAGACCGCTGACGCTGGCGGGGTCGGCCAGATCGACCTTCAGCACCTGTGCACCCAGCGCTTGCAGCGGGGCCATGTCTTCGCTCTTGCGCACGGTGGCAATCACGCGCTGGCCCTGTGCCAGATAGGCCTCTGTCAAAGCCCGCCCCAGCCCGCGTGAGGTGCCCAAGATCAGTATTGATTTCATAGCTGCTTGCGCTTACTGAAAATGGATTTCAATGTTGTTTTCATAAAAATTCCTTTGGAATAAAACGCTATCCGCTATCAAGTTTTCTTCAGTTCCTCGGCTGCGATCAGGGCCTTGTAGCGGGCGACCATCAGATCCTGTGCTTCAGGCTCGGTGGTGATGCCCATCTGCGACTGAATAATCTGATTGAGCGAAGGCATGACATTGCGTGACACCTGTGCCTCGGCGCTCCACAGCTTGGATCGCATCAGCGCCTTGGCACAGTGCAGATAGGCCTCTTTCACATTGACTTCAATGACCAGCTTGGGCCGAAAGTAATCACTGGCAAACAGCGCTGTGTAATGCGCCTCATCGCGTAACTGGGCCGTGCCGTTGACGCGCAGGGTCTCGTCAAAGCCTGGTACAAAAAACAGCAAACCCAGACGCGGGTCGTCGACCAGATTACACAGACTATCCAGTCGG
The sequence above is drawn from the Comamonas sp. 26 genome and encodes:
- a CDS encoding SDR family oxidoreductase, translated to MKSILILGTSRGLGRALTEAYLAQGQRVIATVRKSEDMAPLQALGAQVLKVDLADPASVSGLAWQLDGKSIDLALYVAGVWDGHAAGVPPTQQQFDKVMHSNVLGFMQALPQIAPMVQETGGVIAAFSSEMSLLGSADESAWLYRVSKAALNMAVASACQQWPGLTLLALDPGWTQTDMGGPGATVPLADSVKGLMNVLAQVQPEDRGSLWRYDGTKTELLGA
- a CDS encoding MSMEG_1061 family FMN-dependent PPOX-type flavoprotein, which produces MITSREQLQQLYAAPAERALLKQQWELDRYCLRFIALSPFLVMSTGGCNGSLLDASPRGGKPGFVKAADSNTLLIPDAGGNNRLDSLCNLVDDPRLGLLFFVPGFDETLRVNGTAQLRDEAHYTALFASDYFRPKLVIEVNVKEAYLHCAKALMRSKLWSAEAQVSRNVMPSLNQIIQSQMGITTEPEAQDLMVARYKALIAAEELKKT